From the genome of Acropora palmata chromosome 4, jaAcrPala1.3, whole genome shotgun sequence, one region includes:
- the LOC141879469 gene encoding uncharacterized protein LOC141879469 → MRGFKIAFLNICSLTCHYDELCVFMEDRAIDILGLNETRLDNTIADSQFDIEGYDIIRRDRNRHGGGVAFYVAQSLTYVNRQDLLSHEDLEILTVEIKKPKSKPFLVTTWYRPPDSKVEIFDKFESYLLKLDQEDKESIIMGDTNCNLLSQSFDHKAEHLKFITETYQYIQLIDQPTRITSSTRTLIDHIFTNKPNIITNHGILHVGISDHSLIYATHKHNTLKADAFIEDIKETPFHFAPLMDDPKEMWDVWKSLLLEVINKHAPMRRRKVKSKSSPWITAELRRKMRKRDFLKNQAVKQNSHQAWNNYKKARNEVNASIREARVTYFNDSIKKHSGNLKETWNVINSSLGRKPKMTVINELIDEGKVFVQKEDIAEQMNNHFCSLGSKLSSCIPDTASQPEDFLGRTD, encoded by the coding sequence ATGAGGGgttttaaaattgcttttctCAATATCTGTAGTCTTACTTGTCATTATGACGAACTGTGCGTTTTCATGGAAGATAGAGCCATTGACATACTTGGTTTAAATGAAACTAGATTGGATAATACTATCGCCGATAGCCAGTTTGATATTGAGGGATACGATATAATTCGCCGTGATAGGAATAGACACGGCGGGGGAGTAGCTTTTTATGTTGCACAATCCTTGACTTACGTTAACAGACAAGATCTCTTATCTCACGAAGATTTAGAAATTTTGAcggttgaaattaaaaaaccaAAGTCCAAGCCTTTCTTGGTGACAACTTGGTATAGACCTCCAGATTCGAAGGTCgaaatttttgacaaatttgaatCGTACCTTCTAAAACTTGATCAAGAAGATAAAGAGAGCATTATTATGGGTGATACAAATTGTAACCTCCTGTCGCAATCGTTTGACCACAAGGCGGAACATTTAAAGTTCATTACGGAAACTTACCAATATATTCAATTGATAGATCAACCAACGAGAATTACTTCTAGCACTAGAACACTAATTGATCATATATTTACTAATAAACCAAATATTATAACGAACCATGGGATCTTGCATGTTGGCATTTCTGACCACAGTCTTATCTATGCTACTCATAAACATAATACGTTGAAAGCTGATGCCTTCATTGAAGACATTAAAGAGACACCTTTCCACTTTGCTCCTCTTATGGATGACCCAAAGGAGATGTGGGATGTCTGGAAATCTTTACTTCTGGAAGTCATAAATAAACATGCCCCGATGAGGAGAAGGAAAGTGAAAAGTAAATCTTCACCGTGGATAACAGCTGAACTGAGGCGGAAAATGAGAAAGCGCGACTTTTTAAAGAATCAAGCGGTTAAGCAGAATTCTCATCAAGCGTGGAACAATtataaaaaggcaagaaatgaaGTAAATGCTAGTATTAGGGAAGCTAGGGTTACTTACTTTAATGATAGTATTAAGAAGCATAGTGGCAATTTGAAGGAAACCTGGAATGTAATAAATAGTTCCCTGGGTCGCAAGCCTAAAATGACAGTTATAAATGAACTCATCGATGAGGGCAAAGTTTTTGTACAAAAGGAAGATATAGCTGAACAAATGAATAACCACTTTTGTTCGCTAGGTAGTAAACTGTCATCTTGTATTCCTGATACTGCTTCTCAACCAGAGGATTTTTTAGGCAGAACCGATTGA
- the LOC141879747 gene encoding uncharacterized protein LOC141879747, which yields MEDLEVLWKKLSFLSTKNQLKWNGTKNDLLKFLALHLEVQPNQFRASDNGICAVFKIQNITCNFYHKAKTLQIQGKEEADKLRKDLINLTSTWAHPVSETLNAFQENLDNDVQAREVITTGLVSPSDGSITINADNSLGGDSAKPPVSPNIDDLAKAENFIDSAYVEAILDGNKSQYSNLVKDIETDYDSQLSQLSLLLKEVFNELIDLKASHAALLAANNEITSELTALRNDVTSHLQTQSQRLTETNDLRDSHAALLVATNEIANEVVNLRNDITSHFQKQSYILSDSQGWTSVGKNRRPIDIQNKFKALEVPDGEISPKSSDAKPDENSPQIINADRSTPMTLADQLAEYRLQHKQKFISQSTTAISESSTQPSIVNSTDTALNSSKQVPVSTDKPTKACLIGDSLVKNIESRKLSRACRGKTKVECSRGAKIKDIHKKANEFLASGHIDGNTALIVHCGTNDLAVENEDAAATNLRMLINDLKPKTKSLAISAVTLRNDSAAVTARIINRFNRLTESICEQTNICFIDNRNILAHHLNRSNLHLNSNGSKVLGSNLCRYLRRANLPPSGQELTTKLATGFRQDHSRVRKPLNHTKMWTNYLSQVRDMTNH from the coding sequence ATGGAGGATTTGGAAGTCCTTTGGAAGAAATTATCTTTCTTGTCTACAAAAAATCAGCTCAAATGGAATGGTACTAAGAACGACCTACTTAAGTTTTTGGCCTTGCATTTGGAAGTTCAGCCTAATCAATTTCGCGCAAGCGACAACGGAATTTGTGCTGTTTTCAAGATTCAAAATATCACTTGTAACTTCTACCACAAAGCGAAAACTCTACAAATTCAAGGAAAAGAAGAGGCAGACAAACTGAGGAAAGATTTAATTAATCTAACTTCAACTTGGGCACACCCGGTTAGCGAAACGTTGAACGCATTCCAAGAAAATCTAGATAACGATGTTCAAGCGAGAGAGGTGATAACTACGGGCCTTGTTTCGCCTAGTGATGGCTCAATTACAATTAATGCTGACAACAGCCTTGGAGGAGATTCTGCTAAACCTCCAGTTTCACCCAATATAGACGACCTAGCCAAAGCTGAAAACTTTATTGATAGCGCGTACGTGGAAGCCATTTTGGATGGTAACAAATCTCAATATTCAAATCTGGTCAAAGATATCGAAACTGATTACGACAGCCAATTAAGTCAATTGTCGCTGTTGTTAAAAGAAGTGTTTAACGAACTAATTGATCTGAAAGCTTCTCATGCAGCTTTACTAGCggcaaacaatgaaataacaaGTGAATTGACCGCGCTACGAAATGACGTAACCTCTCACCTCCAGACCCAATCACAAAGATTAACGGAGACAAATGATCTGAGAGATTCTCATGCTGCATTATTGGTCGCAACCAACGAAATAGCCAATGAAGTAGTTAATCTTCGAAATGACATAACTTCTCACTTCCAGAAACAATCGTATATCTTGTCTGATTCCCAGGGGTGGACAAGTGTCGGTAAAAATAGAAGACCCATAGATATTCAAAATAAGTTCAAGGCGCTTGAGGTTCCTGACGGTGAAATATCGCCTAAATCATCAGACGCCAAACCTGATGAAAATTCGCCGCAGATAATCAATGCTGATCGTTCAACGCCTATGACCTTGGCTGATCAACTAGCAGAATATCGATTACAACACAAGCAAAAGTTCATTTCTCAGTCTACTACTGCAATCTCTGAATCATCCACTCAACCTTCCATTGTCAACTCTACAGATACAGCTCTCAATTCATCAAAGCAGGTTCCTGTTAGTACCGACAAACCAACAAAAGCCTGCCTAATTGGTGACTCGCTAGTCAAAAATATAGAATCTAGGAAATTATCCCGTGCCTGCAGAGGAAAGACTAAAGTTGAATGTTCTCGAGGAGCCAAGATTAAAGATATCCACAAGAAAGCAAATGAGTTTCTTGCGTCCGGCCACATTGATGGGAACACGGCCTTAATCGTTCATTGTGGAACAAATGATTTAGCTGTTGAAAACGAAGACGCGGCTGCCACAAACCTGCGCATGCTAATAAATGACCTGAAACCTAAGACAAAGTCCCTGGCCATATCGGCTGTGACGTTAAGAAATGACTCAGCTGCTGTCACTGCTCGTATAATAAACCGCTTTAACAGACTTACCGAATCTATTTGCGAGCAAACAAATATATGTTTTATTGACAACAGGAATATATTGGCCCATCACCTCAACAGATCAAATCTACATCTCAACAGCAATGGGAGCAAAGTTCTTGGGAGCAACCTTTGTAGATACCTAAGACGAGCTAACTTGCCTCCCTCTGGCCAAGAATTGACAACAAAACTGGCAACGGGTTTTCGGCAGGACCACTCCCGAGTACGCAAACCTTTGAACCATACCAAGATGTGGACCAATTACTTGAGCCAAGTGAGAGACATGACAAATCACTGA
- the LOC141879748 gene encoding RYamide receptor-like, producing MSNHSTLGSPEFGITWLQIVEYTIFVIVFLVSVVGNILVCLVIFGTPRMRTTRNFLLVNLAVSDLTIALLCIPFDVVLKITEPHWPLGVTMCNVLWPAMTLVTNCSSSTLAAISLDRYRAVLHPWKPRFSSFQTTVIIVSTWLLSFLLVLPYSMSLKIQDGYCKEDWSHPVSVKIYTMGLFVFQFALPLLIITVAYIMVAKKLRQQATRIERNRVTYSSYKVTGCPERSIQPTHPLTISDMFSSYHPPARLSSVLKKSNDPSKQELVFPIGWNKKEERRLKRTAKITKMLVTVVAFYAVCMLPNQVVWLWYEFGAGENWEHFLEFRTFGSIMVYVNSCVNPLLYAGMNEEFRNGFGKFLFFLKRMGSQKTVV from the exons ATGAGTAATCATTCGACATTGGGCAGCCCTGAATTTGGAATTACCTGGCTTCAGATAGTAGAATACACCATTTTTGTTATAGTATTCCTTGTAAGTGTTGTTGGTAACATCCTAGTCTGCTTGGTGATTTTTGGCACCCCGCGCATGCGAACTACACGGAACTTCCTTCTGGTGAACCTAGCAGTGTCTGACCTAACTATAGCATTACTTTGCATACCATTTGACGTTGTTTTAAAGATTACCGAGCCTCACTGGCCATTAGGTGTCACCATGTGTAACGTACTATGGCCTGCAATGACTTTGGTGACTAATTGCTCATCATCAACACTTGCTGCCATAAGCTTGGACAG ATACCGTGCAGTCCTTCATCCGTGGAAGCCTCGCTTCTCGTCCTTCCAAACTACTGTAATCATCGTATCCACCTGGTTACTCTCATTTTTGCTTGTGCTACCGTACTCAATGTCACTTAAGATTCAAGATGGTTATTGTAAGGAAGACTGGTCTCACCCTGTATCTGTTAAGATATACACAATGGGATTGTTTGTCTTCCAGTTTGCTCTTCCCCTCTTGATTATCACTGTCGCCTATATCATGGTTGCAAAGAAGTTGCGACAGCAAGCTACTCGGATTGAAAGAAATCGTGTGACTTATAGTTCTTACAAAGTGACTGGTTGCCCCGAAAGAAGTATTCAACCCACGCATCCGCTTACCATTAGTGACATGTTTTCTTCGTATCACCCTCCAGCTCGACTATCTAGTGTCTTGAAAAAATCCAATGATCCTTCTAAGCAGGAGCTTGTTTTCCCGATCGGTTGGAATAAAAAGGAAGAGAGGAGGCTAAAGCGAACGGCAAAGATAACAAAAATGTTGGTGACCGTTGTTGCGTTTTACGCTGTGTGCATGCTACCCAATCAGGTCGTTTGGCTTTGGTATGAATTTGGTGCTGGAGAAAACTGGGAGCATTTTCTCGAGTTTCGCACGTTTGGAAGCATCATGGTTTACGTTAACAGCTGTGTAAACCCACTTCTTTATGCTGGCATGAATGAAGAATTTCGAAATGGTTTCGGCAAGTTCTTGTTCTTCCTGAAACGGATGGGTTCTCAAAAGACAGTGGTTTAA